In the Gopherus flavomarginatus isolate rGopFla2 chromosome 6, rGopFla2.mat.asm, whole genome shotgun sequence genome, one interval contains:
- the GHRL gene encoding appetite-regulating hormone isoform X2, giving the protein MDKTLMTLPLLSAYSKQRKDPKKHTKLNRRAAEGFLDVDTRQAEEDNNEIEIKLNVPFEIGVKITEDQYQEYGQVLEKILEDILAENTKETQNWHELKHEDVTN; this is encoded by the exons ATGGACAAGACTTTGATGACTTTACCACTGTTGTCTGCTTACAGCAAG CAACGAAAGGATCCAAAAAAGCATACAAAGTTAAACCGCCGGGCTGCAGAAGGATTTTTGGATGTAGATACAAGGCAGGCAGAAGAAGACAATAATGAAATAGAGATTAAG CTTAATGTTCCCTTTGAAATTGGTGTCAAGATAACAGAAGACCAGTACCAGGAGTATGGACAAGTTCTGGAGAAGATCCTAGAGGACATTCTTGCAGAGAACACTAAAG AAACCCAAAATTGGCATGAGTTGAAACATGAAGATGTTACAAACTGA
- the GHRL gene encoding appetite-regulating hormone isoform X1: MPTTLMFLRSTMLGILLICILWTETTMAGSSFLSPEYQNTQQRKDPKKHTKLNRRAAEGFLDVDTRQAEEDNNEIEIKLNVPFEIGVKITEDQYQEYGQVLEKILEDILAENTKETQNWHELKHEDVTN, translated from the exons ATGCCCACAACACTCATGTTTCTCAGAAGCACTATGCTGGGAATTCTCCTTATCTGCATTCTCTGGACAGAGACTACCATGGCTGGATCTAGTTTTTTAAGCCCTGAATATCAAAACACACAG CAACGAAAGGATCCAAAAAAGCATACAAAGTTAAACCGCCGGGCTGCAGAAGGATTTTTGGATGTAGATACAAGGCAGGCAGAAGAAGACAATAATGAAATAGAGATTAAG CTTAATGTTCCCTTTGAAATTGGTGTCAAGATAACAGAAGACCAGTACCAGGAGTATGGACAAGTTCTGGAGAAGATCCTAGAGGACATTCTTGCAGAGAACACTAAAG AAACCCAAAATTGGCATGAGTTGAAACATGAAGATGTTACAAACTGA
- the SEC13 gene encoding protein SEC13 homolog isoform X1, which produces MVSVINTVDTSHEDMIHDAQMDYYGTRLATCSSDRSVKIFDVRNGGQILIADLRGHEGPVWQVAWAHPMYGNILASCSYDRKVIVWKEENGTWEKTYEYTGHDSSVNSVCWAPHDYGLILACGSSDGAISLLSYTGDGQWEIKKISNAHTIGCNAVSWAPAVVPGSLIDQPSGQKPNYIKRFASGGCDNLIKIWKEEDAQWKEEQKLEAHSDWVRDVAWAPSIGLPTSTIASCSQDGRVFIWTCDDASGNSWSPKLLHKFNDVVWHVSWSITANILAVSGGDNKVTLWKESVDGVWVCISDVNKGQGAVSAITEGQQNEQ; this is translated from the exons gtgtCAGTAATTAACACTGTGGACACCTCTCATGAGGACATGATT CATGATGCTCAGATGGATTATTATGGTACTCGATTAGCAACCTGCTCTTCTGACAGATCTGTAAAAATCTTTGATGTAAGGAATGGAGGGCAGATCCTCATAGCTGACCTGAGAGG CCATGAAGGTCCTGTGTGGCAGGTTGCCTGGGCTCACCCCATGTATGGAAATATTCTGGCCTCGTGTTCCTACGACAGGAAAGTTATTGTCTGGAAGGAAGAAAATGGCACTTGGGAAAAGACATATGAGTACACTGGGCATGACTCCTCAG TGAATTCCGTCTGCTGGGCACCACATGACTATGGCTTGATCCTGGCCTGCGGGAGCTCTGATGGGGCCATTTCACTGTTGAGCTACACAGGCGATGGGCAGTGGGAAATCAAAAAGATCAGCAATGCACATACT ATCGGCTGTAATGCTGTTAGCTGGGCCCCTGCGGTTGTGCCAGGAAGCCTTATTGACCAGCCATCTGGCCAAAAACCAAATTACATCAAAAGATTTGCATCGGGTGGCTGTGACAACCTCATCAAGATTTGGAA AGAGGAAGATGCCCAGTGGAAGGAAGAACAGAAGCTGGAGGCTCACAGTGACTGGGTCCGAGATgtagcctgggctccctccataGGTTTGCCAACAAGTACCATTGCTAGCTGTTCACAG GATGGCAGAGTGTTCATCTGGACATGCGACGATGCCTCTGGAAATTCATGGTCACCAAAATTGCTGCACAAGTTCAATGATGTAGTCTGGCATGTTAGCTGGTCTATTACTGCAAACATTCTTGCTGTGTCAGGAGGAGACAATAAA GTCACTTTGTGGAAGGAATCAGTAGATGGAGTATGGGTGTGCATCAGCGACGTCAATAAGGGTCAAGGAGCAGTGTCTGCTATTACAGAGGGTCAGCAGAATGAACAGTGA
- the SEC13 gene encoding protein SEC13 homolog isoform X2, which yields MHDAQMDYYGTRLATCSSDRSVKIFDVRNGGQILIADLRGHEGPVWQVAWAHPMYGNILASCSYDRKVIVWKEENGTWEKTYEYTGHDSSVNSVCWAPHDYGLILACGSSDGAISLLSYTGDGQWEIKKISNAHTIGCNAVSWAPAVVPGSLIDQPSGQKPNYIKRFASGGCDNLIKIWKEEDAQWKEEQKLEAHSDWVRDVAWAPSIGLPTSTIASCSQDGRVFIWTCDDASGNSWSPKLLHKFNDVVWHVSWSITANILAVSGGDNKVTLWKESVDGVWVCISDVNKGQGAVSAITEGQQNEQ from the exons CATGATGCTCAGATGGATTATTATGGTACTCGATTAGCAACCTGCTCTTCTGACAGATCTGTAAAAATCTTTGATGTAAGGAATGGAGGGCAGATCCTCATAGCTGACCTGAGAGG CCATGAAGGTCCTGTGTGGCAGGTTGCCTGGGCTCACCCCATGTATGGAAATATTCTGGCCTCGTGTTCCTACGACAGGAAAGTTATTGTCTGGAAGGAAGAAAATGGCACTTGGGAAAAGACATATGAGTACACTGGGCATGACTCCTCAG TGAATTCCGTCTGCTGGGCACCACATGACTATGGCTTGATCCTGGCCTGCGGGAGCTCTGATGGGGCCATTTCACTGTTGAGCTACACAGGCGATGGGCAGTGGGAAATCAAAAAGATCAGCAATGCACATACT ATCGGCTGTAATGCTGTTAGCTGGGCCCCTGCGGTTGTGCCAGGAAGCCTTATTGACCAGCCATCTGGCCAAAAACCAAATTACATCAAAAGATTTGCATCGGGTGGCTGTGACAACCTCATCAAGATTTGGAA AGAGGAAGATGCCCAGTGGAAGGAAGAACAGAAGCTGGAGGCTCACAGTGACTGGGTCCGAGATgtagcctgggctccctccataGGTTTGCCAACAAGTACCATTGCTAGCTGTTCACAG GATGGCAGAGTGTTCATCTGGACATGCGACGATGCCTCTGGAAATTCATGGTCACCAAAATTGCTGCACAAGTTCAATGATGTAGTCTGGCATGTTAGCTGGTCTATTACTGCAAACATTCTTGCTGTGTCAGGAGGAGACAATAAA GTCACTTTGTGGAAGGAATCAGTAGATGGAGTATGGGTGTGCATCAGCGACGTCAATAAGGGTCAAGGAGCAGTGTCTGCTATTACAGAGGGTCAGCAGAATGAACAGTGA